A portion of the Avibacterium sp. 20-132 genome contains these proteins:
- a CDS encoding 2-hydroxyacid dehydrogenase: MKVAVYSTKSYDRKYLELVNVKYGFELEFFDFMLTESTAKMAEHCDVVCIFVNDDGSRKVLEKLAALGVKMVALRCAGFNNVDLKAAQELGIQVVRVPAYSPEAVAEHTVGLMLTLNRKIHRAYQRTREANFSLEGLTGFNMHGRTVGVIGTGKIGIAVMRILKGFGMHILAYDPFKNPVAEELGAEYVELDELYAKSHIITLHCPATPENYHLLNRDAFAKMRDGVMIINTSRGTLIDTQAAIDALKQRKIGALGMDVYENERELFFEDKSNEVIQDDVFRRLSSCHNVLLTGHQAFLTEEALTSISNVTLENIYTLQTGKPCPNLVLSS, encoded by the coding sequence ATGAAAGTCGCTGTTTATAGTACCAAAAGCTACGATCGTAAATATTTAGAATTGGTCAATGTGAAATACGGCTTCGAGCTGGAATTTTTTGATTTTATGCTCACGGAATCGACAGCGAAAATGGCGGAACATTGCGATGTGGTGTGTATTTTCGTGAATGACGATGGCAGTCGAAAAGTATTAGAAAAACTCGCCGCACTTGGCGTAAAAATGGTGGCGTTGCGTTGTGCTGGTTTTAATAATGTCGATCTCAAAGCAGCACAAGAATTAGGCATTCAAGTGGTTCGTGTGCCAGCCTATTCACCAGAGGCGGTGGCTGAGCATACCGTTGGTTTAATGCTAACGCTAAACCGTAAAATTCATCGTGCTTATCAAAGAACAAGAGAAGCGAATTTCTCTCTTGAGGGTTTAACCGGCTTTAATATGCACGGACGCACCGTTGGCGTGATTGGTACAGGAAAAATCGGCATTGCGGTAATGCGCATCTTAAAAGGATTTGGTATGCATATTTTGGCTTACGATCCGTTTAAAAATCCTGTTGCCGAAGAATTAGGCGCAGAATATGTTGAATTAGATGAATTGTATGCAAAATCACATATTATCACGTTGCACTGCCCTGCTACGCCAGAAAATTATCATCTACTCAATCGTGATGCCTTTGCTAAAATGCGTGATGGGGTGATGATTATCAATACAAGTCGTGGAACATTGATTGATACACAAGCCGCAATAGATGCGTTAAAACAACGTAAAATTGGCGCATTAGGAATGGATGTGTACGAAAATGAACGTGAGCTATTCTTTGAAGATAAATCAAACGAAGTGATTCAAGATGATGTCTTCCGCCGTTTATCATCGTGCCATAATGTACTTTTAACAGGGCATCAAGCATTTCTTACTGAAGAAGCGCTAACCAGTATTTCTAATGTTACCTTAGAGAATATTTATACCTTGCAAACAGGTAAGCCTTGCCCTAACCTAGTGTTATCTTCTTAA
- a CDS encoding methionine biosynthesis PLP-dependent protein codes for MTQQYKIETLLAQAGNRTDERTGAVSTPIFLSTAYGHHGIGESTGYDYTRTKNPTRTVLEETIAKLEGGERGFACASGMAAIQLIMQLFASPDEWIVSSDVYGGTYRLLDFAYKNTHGVKPIYVNTASLDAIEQAITPNTKAIFVETPSNPLMEECDVPAIAKLAKKHNLLLIVDNTFLTPVLFRPLECGADIVIHSGTKYLAGHNDALVGLVVANGQELCDRLFYIQNGAGAVLSPFDSFLTIRGMKTLALRMERHQKNAQELAKFLASQPQVKDVLYPNKGGMLSFRLQEESWVNPFLKAIKLITFAESLGGTESFITYPATQTHMDIPEAERIARGVCNCLLRFSVGLEDVEDLKADLLQAFAQLNS; via the coding sequence ATGACACAACAATATAAGATTGAAACATTACTCGCGCAAGCAGGCAATCGCACAGATGAAAGAACCGGTGCCGTTTCCACGCCAATTTTTCTTTCCACTGCCTATGGCCATCACGGTATTGGTGAAAGTACCGGTTATGATTATACCCGAACAAAAAACCCAACCCGTACCGTTTTAGAAGAAACTATTGCAAAATTAGAAGGCGGTGAAAGAGGCTTTGCTTGCGCTTCAGGTATGGCTGCCATTCAGTTAATTATGCAGTTATTTGCTTCTCCGGATGAATGGATTGTCTCTAGTGATGTGTATGGCGGTACTTATCGTTTATTAGATTTCGCCTATAAAAATACGCACGGCGTGAAACCTATTTATGTCAATACGGCCTCTCTTGATGCCATTGAGCAGGCCATTACGCCAAACACCAAAGCGATTTTTGTGGAAACCCCTTCAAATCCGTTAATGGAAGAATGCGATGTGCCAGCTATTGCTAAATTGGCGAAAAAACATAATTTGTTACTTATTGTTGATAATACATTCTTAACGCCAGTACTCTTCCGTCCTTTAGAATGTGGCGCTGATATCGTAATCCACAGTGGCACAAAATATCTTGCAGGGCATAATGATGCGTTAGTGGGTTTAGTCGTTGCCAATGGGCAAGAATTATGTGATCGTTTATTCTATATCCAAAATGGGGCGGGCGCAGTGCTTTCACCATTTGATAGTTTCTTAACCATTCGCGGAATGAAAACCTTAGCATTACGTATGGAACGCCATCAAAAAAATGCACAAGAATTAGCGAAATTCCTCGCAAGCCAACCACAAGTGAAGGATGTACTTTATCCAAATAAAGGCGGAATGCTCTCTTTCCGTTTGCAAGAAGAGTCTTGGGTAAATCCGTTCTTAAAAGCAATTAAGCTCATTACTTTTGCTGAAAGCCTTGGCGGTACAGAAAGTTTCATCACCTACCCTGCAACCCAAACGCATATGGATATTCCAGAAGCAGAACGTATTGCCCGTGGTGTGTGTAATTGCCTGCTACGTTTCTCGGTGGGATTGGAAGATGTGGAAGATCTCAAAGCGGATCTACTACAAGCCTTCGCCCAATTAAACTCATAA